A region of Streptomyces deccanensis DNA encodes the following proteins:
- a CDS encoding DEAD/DEAH box helicase, translated as MSISSTDHVVVPENGENDSAETAAPEVTFADLGLPEGVVRKLAQNGVTTPFPIQAATIPDALAGKDILGRGRTGSGKTLSFGLPTLATLAGGRTEKHKPRAVILTPTRELAMQVADALQPYGDVLGLKMKVVCGGTSMGNQIYALERGVDILVATPGRLRDLINRGACSLENVQIAVLDEADQMSDLGFLPEVTELLDQIPGGGQRMLFSATMENEISTLVKRYLSNPVTHEVDSAQGNVTTMSHHILIVKPKDKAPVTAAIASRKGRTIIFVRTQLGADRIAEQLCDSGVKADALHGGMTQGARTRVLEDFKKGYVNALVATDVAARGIHVDGIDLVLNVDPAGDHKDYLHRAGRTARAGRTGTVVSLSLPHQRRQIFRLMEDAGVDAGRHIIQGGTSFDPEVAEITGARSMTEVQAESAGNAAQQAEREVAHLSKELERATRRAAELREEADRLTARAARERGEDPEAAVAAATSEAAAVAVEADGATAEAPVAIVEQPAERPSYDQPRQRREERGSGHGGYDRGDRGDRGGFRRDDRRDGERGGFDRRDDRRDGDRGGRSFERRDDRGGFRRDNDRRDGDRGGRSFERRDDRGGFRRDNDRRDGDRGGRSFERRDDRGGFRRDNERGGFERRDGERGGRSFERRDNDRGGFRRDNDRGGRSFERRDERGGHRGSDRPFNRDRQGDRPGFRSGGHERPHGRRDDHRGSGTGTGSSFGRRDDKPRWKRNG; from the coding sequence ATGTCCATTTCCAGTACTGATCACGTCGTCGTGCCCGAGAACGGCGAGAACGACTCCGCCGAGACGGCGGCCCCCGAGGTCACCTTCGCGGACCTCGGTCTCCCCGAGGGCGTCGTGCGCAAGCTCGCGCAGAACGGCGTGACCACCCCCTTCCCGATCCAGGCCGCGACCATCCCGGACGCCCTGGCCGGCAAGGACATCCTCGGCCGTGGCCGCACCGGCTCCGGCAAGACCCTCTCCTTCGGTCTGCCGACCCTGGCGACGCTCGCCGGCGGCCGCACCGAGAAGCACAAGCCGCGCGCCGTCATCCTCACCCCGACCCGTGAGCTCGCGATGCAGGTCGCGGACGCGCTCCAGCCCTACGGCGACGTCCTCGGCCTGAAGATGAAGGTCGTCTGCGGCGGTACGTCGATGGGCAACCAGATCTACGCCCTGGAGCGCGGCGTCGACATCCTCGTCGCCACCCCGGGCCGCCTGCGCGACCTCATCAACCGCGGCGCGTGCTCCCTGGAGAACGTGCAGATCGCCGTCCTCGACGAGGCCGACCAGATGTCCGACCTGGGCTTCCTGCCCGAGGTCACCGAGCTGCTCGACCAGATCCCGGGCGGCGGCCAGCGCATGCTGTTCTCGGCCACGATGGAGAACGAGATCTCCACGCTGGTCAAGCGCTACCTGAGCAACCCGGTCACGCACGAGGTCGACAGCGCCCAGGGCAACGTCACGACCATGTCGCACCACATCCTGATCGTGAAGCCCAAGGACAAGGCGCCGGTCACCGCCGCGATCGCCTCCCGCAAGGGCCGCACCATCATCTTCGTCCGCACCCAGCTCGGTGCCGACCGTATCGCCGAGCAGCTGTGCGACTCCGGCGTGAAGGCCGACGCGCTGCACGGCGGTATGACGCAGGGCGCGCGTACCCGGGTCCTTGAGGACTTCAAGAAGGGCTACGTCAACGCGCTCGTCGCGACCGACGTCGCCGCCCGAGGCATCCACGTCGACGGCATCGACCTGGTGCTCAACGTGGACCCCGCCGGGGACCACAAGGACTACCTGCACCGGGCCGGCCGTACGGCGCGTGCCGGGCGTACGGGCACGGTCGTGTCCCTCTCCCTGCCGCACCAGCGCCGCCAGATCTTCCGGCTGATGGAGGACGCGGGCGTCGACGCCGGGCGTCACATCATCCAGGGCGGTACGTCGTTCGACCCCGAGGTGGCCGAGATCACCGGCGCCCGGTCGATGACCGAGGTCCAGGCCGAGTCCGCCGGCAACGCCGCGCAGCAGGCCGAGCGTGAAGTCGCTCACCTCAGCAAGGAGTTGGAGCGGGCCACGCGCCGCGCCGCGGAGCTGCGCGAGGAGGCCGACCGGCTGACCGCGCGTGCCGCGCGGGAGCGGGGCGAGGACCCGGAGGCGGCTGTCGCCGCAGCCACCTCGGAGGCCGCCGCCGTCGCCGTCGAGGCGGACGGCGCGACGGCCGAGGCCCCGGTCGCGATCGTGGAGCAGCCGGCCGAGCGTCCCTCGTACGACCAGCCGCGTCAGCGCCGCGAGGAGCGGGGCAGCGGGCACGGCGGCTACGACCGCGGTGACCGCGGTGACCGCGGTGGGTTCCGCCGTGACGACCGCCGCGACGGTGAGCGCGGTGGCTTCGACCGCCGTGACGACCGTCGGGACGGCGACCGTGGTGGCCGTTCGTTCGAGCGTCGTGACGACCGTGGTGGTTTCCGTCGGGACAACGACCGCCGGGACGGCGACCGTGGTGGCCGTTCCTTCGAGCGTCGTGACGACCGTGGTGGGTTCCGTCGGGACAACGACCGCCGGGACGGCGACCGTGGTGGCCGTTCCTTCGAGCGCCGCGACGACCGTGGCGGCTTCCGCCGGGACAACGAGCGTGGCGGCTTCGAGCGTCGTGACGGTGAGCGCGGTGGGCGTTCGTTCGAGCGTCGTGACAACGACCGTGGTGGGTTCCGTCGGGACAACGACCGCGGTGGCCGTTCCTTCGAGCGTCGCGACGAGCGTGGCGGGCACCGGGGCAGCGACCGCCCGTTCAACCGCGACCGCCAGGGCGACCGTCCGGGCTTCCGCTCCGGTGGCCACGAGCGTCCGCACGGCCGTCGTGACGACCACCGTGGCTCCGGCACCGGCACCGGCTCGTCCTTCGGCCGCCGGGACGACAAGCCGCGCTGGAAGCGCAACGGCTGA
- a CDS encoding metallopeptidase family protein — MLEMTREEFEELVAEALDRIPPELTRLMDNVAVFVEDEPPADDPELLGLYEGTPLTDRGEWYAGVLPDRITIYRGPTLRMCESREDVVAETEVTVVHEIAHHFGIDDARLHALGYG; from the coding sequence GTGCTGGAGATGACGCGCGAGGAGTTCGAGGAACTGGTCGCCGAGGCGTTGGACCGGATTCCGCCGGAGCTGACGCGGCTGATGGACAACGTGGCGGTGTTCGTGGAGGACGAGCCGCCCGCCGACGATCCCGAGCTGCTCGGGCTGTACGAGGGGACTCCGCTCACGGATCGCGGGGAGTGGTACGCCGGGGTGCTGCCGGACCGGATCACGATCTACCGGGGGCCGACGCTGCGGATGTGCGAGTCGCGGGAGGACGTGGTCGCGGAGACCGAGGTGACCGTGGTGCACGAGATCGCGCATCACTTCGGGATCGACGACGCGCGGCTGCACGCGCTCGGGTACGGATAG
- a CDS encoding metallophosphoesterase family protein: MARVPAAPAPRTTDADPTDNAIGTALRTALRRLSRAMPRAPRALARHYRSRRTHPTLELVHHPHPWGRALGLVAVVLLGAWLGLLIVGNVRTPVGPMNTTMTLRPSLTGGTKINVSPLGALELRSHNAPVRLDVNVDQLDPERAQALVDHPERISGLQEEIASDVRHGTVDLAVRSGVAVVVGATTLGLAVFRRPRRALAAGGLALVLLAGAGGTAAATWNPNSVLEPKFSGLLSSAPSLVGNARSIVTEFDIYQKELARLVTNVTKLYDVTSTLPAYQPDPTTIRVLHVSDIHLNPASWKIIASLVEQYEINVIVDSGDTMDHGSAAENGFLDPIADLGAPYVWVRGNHDSRATQRYLEGIDHTHVLDEGKAVTVGGLRFAGIGDPQFTPDRSTEKAGLPSEEVAGRKLADALRAQRAAGSPVDIAIAHNPDAARETDGEVPLVLAGHLHHPEMEILDRGTRLRIEGSTGGSGLRAVEGKYPDPIQASVLYLDRDTRRLQAWDEIKLGGLGLTTAEVSRHLPKENQPGAEPGDERSPSPSGTTSTDEPSGGP, from the coding sequence ATGGCACGCGTCCCCGCCGCCCCGGCCCCCCGCACCACCGACGCCGACCCGACCGACAACGCCATCGGGACCGCCCTGCGGACCGCTCTCCGCCGCCTCTCCCGGGCCATGCCACGGGCCCCCCGCGCCCTGGCCCGGCACTACCGCTCCCGTCGCACGCACCCGACCCTCGAACTGGTCCACCACCCCCACCCCTGGGGGCGCGCGCTCGGCCTCGTCGCGGTCGTGCTGCTCGGCGCCTGGCTGGGCCTGCTGATCGTCGGCAACGTCCGCACCCCCGTCGGTCCCATGAACACGACGATGACCCTGCGCCCGTCCCTCACCGGCGGCACGAAGATCAACGTCTCCCCGCTCGGCGCCCTGGAACTGCGCAGCCACAACGCCCCCGTACGCCTGGACGTGAACGTCGACCAGCTCGACCCGGAGCGGGCGCAGGCGCTGGTCGACCACCCCGAGCGCATCTCCGGACTGCAGGAGGAGATCGCCTCGGACGTGCGGCACGGCACCGTCGACCTGGCCGTACGGTCGGGCGTCGCCGTCGTCGTCGGGGCCACCACGCTGGGTCTCGCCGTGTTCCGCCGCCCCCGCCGCGCCCTCGCCGCGGGCGGCCTCGCCCTCGTCCTGCTGGCCGGCGCGGGCGGTACGGCCGCCGCCACCTGGAACCCCAACTCCGTCCTGGAACCCAAGTTCTCGGGCCTGCTCTCCTCCGCGCCCTCGCTCGTCGGCAACGCGCGCAGCATCGTCACCGAATTCGACATCTACCAGAAGGAGTTGGCCCGCCTGGTCACGAACGTGACCAAGCTGTACGACGTCACGTCCACGCTCCCCGCGTACCAGCCGGACCCCACGACCATCCGCGTCCTGCACGTCTCCGACATCCATCTGAACCCCGCGAGCTGGAAGATCATCGCCTCGCTGGTGGAGCAGTACGAGATCAACGTCATCGTGGACTCCGGCGACACCATGGACCACGGCAGCGCCGCCGAGAACGGGTTCCTGGACCCGATCGCCGACCTCGGCGCGCCGTACGTCTGGGTGCGCGGCAACCACGACTCCCGCGCGACGCAGCGCTATCTGGAGGGCATCGACCACACGCACGTCCTCGACGAGGGCAAGGCGGTGACCGTCGGCGGGCTGCGCTTCGCGGGGATCGGGGACCCGCAGTTCACCCCGGACCGCTCGACCGAGAAGGCGGGCCTGCCCTCGGAGGAGGTGGCCGGGCGGAAGCTGGCGGACGCCCTGCGCGCGCAGAGGGCGGCGGGCAGCCCCGTGGACATCGCGATCGCCCACAACCCGGACGCGGCCCGGGAGACGGACGGCGAGGTCCCGCTCGTGCTCGCCGGGCATCTGCACCACCCGGAGATGGAGATCCTCGACCGGGGCACCCGTCTGCGCATCGAGGGCTCGACCGGCGGCAGCGGTCTGCGTGCCGTGGAGGGCAAGTACCCCGATCCCATCCAGGCCTCGGTCCTGTACCTCGACCGCGACACCCGGCGCCTGCAGGCCTGGGACGAGATCAAACTCGGCGGGCTGGGCCTGACGACGGCCGAGGTCAGCCGCCACCTGCCGAAGGAGAACCAGCCGGGTGCCGAACCCGGGGACGAGCGCTCCCCGTCCCCCTCCGGAACCACGTCGACGGACGAGCCCTCCGGCGGCCCGTAA
- the hrpA gene encoding ATP-dependent RNA helicase HrpA: MSTPPAPAFGALAPRLAELSLRDAHRLGRRLEGARKIRKPEARAAVLAEIEAEVAKGESRMAERAARVPAVSYPEQLPVSQKKDEIAAAIRDHQVVIVAGETGSGKTTQIPKICMELGRGVRGMIGHTQPRRIAARTVAERVAEELRTPLGEAVGWKVRFTDQVNPDATFVKLMTDGILLAEIQTDRELRAYDTIIIDEAHERSLNIDFLLGYLAQLLPKRPDLKVVITSATIDPERFSRHFGDAPIVEVSGRTYPVEVRYRPLLEEDSDDADRDQITAICDAVEELQAEGKGDILVFLSGEREIRDTADALNKKNYRFTEVLPLYARLSHAEQHRVFQPHTGRRIVLATNVAETSLTVPGIKYVIDPGFARISRYSHRTKVQRLPIEAISQASANQRKGRCGRTSDGVCIRLYSEDDFEARPEFTDAEILRTNLASVILQMTAAGLGDIEKFPFIDPPDHRNIRDGVQLLQELGALDPAQKDVRKRLTPMGRKLSQLPVDPRLARMVVEADKNGCAREVMVIAAALSIQDPRERPADKQAQADQQHARFKDETSDFLAYLNLWRYVREQQKERGSSSFRRMCKQEYLNFLRIREWQDIYSQLRTVAKQMDIHLNEDDAPEQHIHVSLLAGLLSHIGMKDVKDAGAESGRGSGKNEYLGARNAKFAIFPGSALFKKPPRFVMSAELVETSRLWARVNARIEPEWVEPLAEHLLKRTYSEPHWEKDQAAVMAYEKVTLYGVPIVAQRKINYGRIDPEASRELFIRNALVEGDWRTHHKFFADNRKLLSEVEELEHRARRRDIVVDDDTLFDFYDQRVPEHVVSGAHFDSWWKHKRHEQPDFLDFEREMLIRESAEAVTKADYPDSWRQGQLKFRVTYQFEPGADADGVTVHIPLQVLNQVTDEGFDWQIPGLREEVVTELIRSLPKPIRRNYVPAPNFAQRFLDQAVPLQEPLPVTMARELKRMVGVPVTPEDFDWSRVPDHLKITFRIVDERRRKLAEDKDLEALRQQLRPKARKALSQAAAATAERQGGESVERTGLTDWTIGSLTRVFETRRAGQPVKAYPALVDDGPAANTVSVRLFDTEAEQMEAMWNGTRRLILRNIPVNPAKFASEKLTNAQKLALSANPHGSIQALFDDCAMAAADKLIADFGGPAWDESSYRKLYDKVRAEIVDTTVRTVGQVQQVLAAWQACERRLKSTRSTALLANLADVRGQLDALVKPGFVTEAGLRRLPDLMRYLVAADRRLQQMPTGAQRDTSRMEKVHEMRDEYAWLLEQLPQGRPVPSSVKEIRWMLEELRVSYFAHALGTAYPVSDKRIVKAIDAAIP; the protein is encoded by the coding sequence ATGTCTACGCCACCTGCCCCCGCCTTCGGCGCCCTCGCCCCCCGCCTGGCCGAGCTGTCGCTGCGCGACGCGCACCGGCTCGGGCGCAGGCTCGAAGGCGCGCGCAAGATCCGTAAGCCCGAGGCCCGGGCCGCCGTCCTCGCCGAGATCGAGGCGGAGGTCGCCAAGGGCGAGTCCCGCATGGCCGAGCGCGCCGCCCGCGTACCGGCCGTCTCGTACCCCGAGCAGCTGCCCGTCAGCCAGAAGAAGGACGAGATCGCGGCCGCCATCCGCGACCACCAGGTCGTCATCGTCGCGGGCGAGACCGGCTCCGGCAAGACGACCCAGATCCCGAAGATCTGTATGGAGCTGGGGCGTGGCGTACGCGGCATGATCGGCCACACCCAGCCGAGACGCATCGCCGCCCGCACCGTCGCCGAGCGTGTGGCGGAGGAGCTGCGGACGCCGCTCGGCGAGGCGGTCGGCTGGAAGGTGCGGTTCACCGACCAGGTCAACCCGGACGCCACCTTCGTCAAGCTGATGACGGACGGCATCCTGCTCGCCGAGATCCAGACCGACCGCGAGCTGCGCGCCTACGACACGATCATCATCGACGAGGCCCACGAGCGGTCCCTCAACATCGACTTCCTGCTGGGCTATCTCGCCCAGCTGCTGCCCAAGCGCCCCGATCTCAAGGTCGTCATCACCTCCGCGACCATCGACCCGGAGCGTTTCTCCCGCCACTTCGGCGACGCCCCGATCGTCGAGGTCAGCGGCCGTACGTACCCCGTGGAGGTGCGCTACCGCCCCCTCCTCGAAGAGGACTCCGACGACGCCGACCGCGACCAGATCACCGCGATCTGCGACGCCGTCGAGGAGCTGCAGGCCGAGGGCAAGGGCGACATCCTCGTCTTCCTCTCCGGTGAGCGCGAGATCCGGGACACGGCCGACGCCCTGAACAAGAAGAACTACCGCTTCACCGAGGTCCTCCCCCTCTACGCCCGGCTCTCGCACGCCGAGCAGCACCGCGTCTTCCAGCCGCACACCGGTCGCAGGATCGTTCTGGCCACGAACGTCGCCGAGACCTCCCTGACCGTCCCGGGCATCAAGTACGTCATCGACCCGGGCTTCGCCCGCATCAGCCGCTACAGCCACCGCACCAAGGTCCAGCGCCTGCCGATCGAGGCCATCTCGCAGGCCAGCGCCAACCAGCGCAAGGGCCGCTGCGGCCGTACGTCGGACGGTGTCTGCATCCGGCTCTACAGCGAGGACGACTTCGAGGCCCGCCCCGAGTTCACGGACGCGGAGATCCTCCGGACCAACCTCGCCTCCGTCATCCTCCAGATGACCGCGGCCGGCCTCGGCGACATCGAGAAGTTCCCCTTCATCGACCCGCCGGACCACCGCAACATCCGCGACGGCGTCCAGCTCCTCCAGGAGCTCGGCGCGCTCGACCCGGCGCAGAAGGACGTCCGCAAGCGCCTCACCCCGATGGGCCGCAAGCTCTCCCAGCTGCCCGTCGACCCCCGGCTCGCCCGCATGGTCGTCGAGGCCGACAAGAACGGCTGCGCGCGCGAGGTCATGGTGATCGCCGCCGCGCTCTCCATCCAGGACCCGCGCGAACGCCCCGCCGACAAGCAGGCCCAGGCGGACCAGCAGCACGCCCGCTTCAAGGACGAGACCAGCGACTTCCTCGCCTACCTCAACCTCTGGCGGTACGTCCGCGAGCAGCAGAAGGAGCGCGGCTCGTCGTCGTTCCGCCGGATGTGCAAGCAGGAGTACCTGAACTTCCTGCGCATCCGTGAGTGGCAGGACATCTACAGCCAGCTGCGCACGGTCGCCAAACAGATGGACATCCATCTCAACGAGGACGACGCCCCCGAGCAGCACATCCATGTCTCGCTCCTGGCCGGCCTGCTCTCCCACATCGGCATGAAGGACGTGAAGGACGCCGGGGCCGAGAGCGGCAGGGGCTCGGGGAAGAACGAGTACCTGGGCGCCCGGAACGCCAAGTTCGCGATCTTCCCGGGCTCGGCCCTCTTCAAGAAGCCCCCCCGCTTCGTGATGTCGGCCGAGCTGGTGGAGACCAGCCGCCTGTGGGCCCGCGTCAACGCGCGGATCGAGCCCGAATGGGTCGAGCCCCTCGCCGAGCACCTCCTCAAGCGGACGTACAGCGAGCCGCACTGGGAGAAGGACCAGGCGGCCGTGATGGCGTACGAGAAGGTCACGCTGTACGGCGTGCCGATCGTCGCCCAGCGGAAGATCAACTACGGCCGGATCGACCCGGAGGCCAGCCGCGAGCTGTTCATCCGCAACGCGCTCGTCGAGGGCGACTGGCGCACGCACCACAAGTTCTTCGCCGACAACCGCAAGCTCCTCAGCGAGGTCGAGGAACTGGAACACCGGGCCCGGCGCCGGGACATCGTGGTCGACGACGACACGCTCTTCGACTTCTACGACCAGCGGGTCCCCGAGCATGTCGTCTCGGGCGCCCACTTCGACTCCTGGTGGAAGCACAAGCGCCACGAGCAGCCCGACTTCCTGGACTTCGAGCGGGAGATGCTCATCCGGGAGTCGGCCGAGGCGGTCACCAAGGCCGACTACCCGGACTCCTGGCGGCAGGGACAGCTGAAGTTCCGCGTCACGTACCAGTTCGAGCCGGGCGCCGACGCGGACGGTGTGACGGTCCACATCCCCCTCCAGGTCCTCAACCAGGTCACCGACGAGGGCTTCGACTGGCAGATCCCGGGCCTGCGGGAGGAGGTGGTGACGGAGCTGATCCGTTCCCTCCCGAAGCCGATCCGGCGGAACTACGTGCCGGCGCCGAACTTCGCACAGCGCTTCCTGGACCAGGCGGTCCCTCTCCAGGAGCCGTTGCCGGTGACGATGGCCCGCGAGCTCAAGCGCATGGTGGGTGTGCCGGTGACGCCCGAGGACTTCGACTGGTCCCGGGTTCCCGACCATCTGAAGATCACCTTCCGGATCGTCGACGAGCGGCGCAGGAAGCTCGCCGAGGACAAGGACCTGGAAGCGCTGCGGCAGCAGTTGAGGCCGAAGGCCCGCAAGGCCCTCTCGCAGGCCGCCGCGGCCACCGCCGAGCGCCAGGGCGGCGAGTCAGTGGAGCGGACGGGCCTGACGGACTGGACGATCGGCTCGCTCACCCGGGTCTTCGAGACCCGCCGGGCCGGGCAGCCGGTGAAGGCGTATCCGGCCCTCGTCGACGACGGTCCGGCGGCGAACACCGTCTCCGTACGCCTCTTCGACACGGAGGCGGAGCAGATGGAGGCGATGTGGAACGGCACCCGTAGGCTCATCCTCCGAAACATTCCGGTCAACCCTGCGAAGTTCGCGAGCGAAAAGCTCACCAACGCGCAGAAGCTGGCACTGTCGGCCAACCCGCACGGTTCGATCCAGGCCCTGTTCGACGACTGCGCGATGGCCGCCGCCGACAAGCTGATCGCCGACTTCGGCGGACCGGCGTGGGACGAGTCGTCGTACCGGAAGCTGTACGACAAGGTCCGCGCGGAGATCGTCGACACCACGGTCCGCACGGTCGGCCAGGTGCAGCAGGTGCTGGCCGCCTGGCAGGCCTGCGAACGCCGCCTGAAGTCGACCCGCAGCACGGCCCTCCTCGCCAACCTCGCGGACGTACGGGGCCAGCTGGACGCCCTCGTGAAGCCCGGGTTCGTCACGGAGGCGGGGCTGCGCCGGCTGCCGGACCTGATGCGCTATCTGGTGGCGGCCGACCGCCGGCTGCAGCAGATGCCGACCGGCGCCCAGCGGGACACGTCCCGGATGGAGAAGGTCCACGAGATGCGCGACGAGTACGCCTGGCTGCTGGAACAACTGCCCCAGGGGCGGCCCGTGCCCTCCTCCGTCAAGGAGATCCGCTGGATGCTCGAGGAGTTGCGCGTCAGCTACTTCGCGCACGCCCTGGGCACGGCCTACCCCGTCTCCGACAAGCGGATCGTGAAGGCGATCGACGCTGCGATTCCGTGA
- a CDS encoding DUF6274 family protein, whose product MAATARHETRALLRAHLSAASSYRHLTRHCPICHRLLRLATEHPTGDDGAEGPTEEETPAKA is encoded by the coding sequence ATGGCGGCGACCGCTCGGCACGAGACGCGCGCGTTACTCCGTGCCCACCTGTCGGCCGCCTCCTCGTACCGCCATCTCACCCGCCACTGCCCGATCTGCCACCGCCTGCTGCGGCTGGCGACGGAGCACCCCACCGGCGACGACGGCGCCGAGGGCCCCACGGAGGAGGAGACGCCGGCCAAGGCGTGA
- the bldC gene encoding developmental transcriptional regulator BldC: MTARTPDAEPLLTPAEVATMFRVDPKTVTRWAKAGKLTSIRTLGGHRRYREAEVRALLAGIPQQRSEA; this comes from the coding sequence ATGACCGCTCGCACCCCTGATGCCGAGCCGCTGCTGACCCCGGCTGAGGTCGCCACCATGTTCCGCGTCGACCCCAAGACGGTCACGCGGTGGGCGAAGGCCGGCAAGCTCACGTCCATCCGCACGCTCGGCGGACACCGCCGTTACCGCGAGGCTGAGGTCCGCGCACTGCTCGCGGGCATTCCGCAGCAGCGCAGCGAGGCCTGA